ACGGTGTATCTCGGTTGCGCCGTCCTGCCGTCCGGCAAGGAAGCGGCTCGCAAAATTCTCGACGTCCAATTTGAATAAGGGGATTCAGGGTCATGCTCGAACGGTGGCCCTGAACATTCCGGGAAGGCATCCTTCACATAAGGAAGAATTATGAATGCGTGGTTTGCGGTGAAACTCCGATGGCATATGCCGAGTCTCTTCTTGGTGGGGACATTGCTCCTGCCCGCATGGGCGCAAGCCGGAGGACTCTTTTTGACCGAGATCGGGACTCCGGACGTGGGACTTGCCGGAGCGGGATGGGCGGCCCGCGCCCAGGATGCCTCAACCTTATTTAAAAATCCCGCCGGCATGACCTTCCTGGAGGGTGCGCAATTTCAGGGTGGTGCTCAACTATTATATGGCGATATTGGATTCACCTCCGACGGCAAATCCACCCCGTCAGGCGGCGGTGGCGGGAATCCCATCGATGTGTTTCCCGGAGCCAGCGGATTTTACGTGCATCCCCTGGGAGATGACTGGAGAGTGGGCTTTGGCATATTTTCCAATTTCGGGCTTGGCTTGAAATACACGGGGGAATGGGTCGGTCGCTATTATGTGAAGGACGCGCTGCTGGCCGGAGTCAGTTTCATGCCCACTGCAAGCTATCGGGTGAATGAATACCTGTCTGTCGGCGGAGGGGTCAACGTGATGCTGGGCGCCGTCAAACAAACTGTGGGTATCAACAATCTCGGCACTACCAACGACGGGCAAATGCAAATCAAAGATCAGGCGGTCGGGGTTGGCGGCAATATCGGCGTCATGTTCACGCCGATCCGAGGGACCCGGTTCGGCCTGACGTATCAATCGCCCATTGACTTGAATTTTTCCGATAAGCCGAATTTTTCGAATCTTGGTCCCATCGGGACCACCTTGAAGAATAACGGTCTGCTGAATAAGAAGCTCGATGTGGGCATCACCGTCCCCCAATCGCTGATGTTTAGCGCCTACCACGACCTCAGCAGGCAATGGGCGATCATGGGTGACTTTGGATGGCAGGACTGGTCTGAATTCGGGAAGGTGGATATCGGCGTGGATACGGCGAATCCCACAAACCTCGTCGCCAACCTGAACTATCAGGATACCTGGCATGTGGCGTTTGGGACCCAATATCGTCTGAATCCGGCTTGGGTACTCTCAACGGGGTTTGCCTATGATAGTTCCATGGTGAAGGATAAGGATCGCACCCTCAGCGTCCCGGTTGGCGAAACCTATAAGTTCGGGTTTGGGGCGCTTTGGCAAACGACACCGACCCTTAATCTTGGTTTTTCCTATGACCTGACCTGGATAGGAGATATGCCGGTTGATCAGAATCGTGGACCCCTGTCCGGCCGGGTGTCCGGTGACTTTAAAAACACCAGCCTTCACTTTTTTGCATTGACCGTTACCTGGGGAAAAGGGGTGAAGATGGGGCCGGGAGGAGCCTAATGCCACAGTCCTTTCGATGCGCATTTGTAGTCGATGAACGTTCCATCGTTCCAAAGCCACCGTTCCCTCCGATGAAAAACAGACGAGCACTCTTTGGCTGTTGAAAAACTCACAATTCGTCTGAGAGCCTATCGGCATCAATAATTTTACGATCATTCGCGGGCCAAGCAGGATGTTCGAAAAGGCCCGTCCGGTCCTGTCCGGAGGGGTCTCGAAGAAAAGGCCGCAGCCGTTTTTACGCGCGGAGCGTACGCGTCGTACGTGAGCACGGAAAAATGGCGAGAACGCCGCTGGCGGCTTTTTTCAACAGACCCATTCAGAAAGTCCTTCTTAGGCGCCCGCTGTGCCAAACCGGAGCCGGGAAAGCTCACGCCGCGCTCACCATTCTGGGTTTATCAGTAGAAAGAAAATCTGCGTTGGACGCGGCGTGTGTCGAATGTGAGTCAACATGGCAGATTGTTCTCCAACTCACGGTTGAAAAATTTCCAGGTTTCCTGGTGAAGCCGGTTGTTTGAACAGGGGAATGGAGGATGACGAAAGTTAGCCATTTTCGCTATCCCTTGGATATAGTGGGAGAATTGAAAACGACTGTGAGGAAAAAATGGATTGTCCCCATAGAGAGCCAAGCTTAAGGAGATAAGATGTCAGGTCGACCATACGCCCCTATTGTTTTCATCCTGCTTCTCACGATTATCGTTGGGGGTTGCGCCTTCTTTGTGGGAATACAGCTGGATCAACGGTTCGGGCCTTCCTCCCCGCAAAACCGTTTGACGAAAACAACCGAGGTGACAACAGTCAGTTATGAGCAGGATGTGAAACCGATTCTGGAGGCCCGATGTAT
The DNA window shown above is from Nitrospiraceae bacterium and carries:
- a CDS encoding outer membrane protein transport protein codes for the protein MNAWFAVKLRWHMPSLFLVGTLLLPAWAQAGGLFLTEIGTPDVGLAGAGWAARAQDASTLFKNPAGMTFLEGAQFQGGAQLLYGDIGFTSDGKSTPSGGGGGNPIDVFPGASGFYVHPLGDDWRVGFGIFSNFGLGLKYTGEWVGRYYVKDALLAGVSFMPTASYRVNEYLSVGGGVNVMLGAVKQTVGINNLGTTNDGQMQIKDQAVGVGGNIGVMFTPIRGTRFGLTYQSPIDLNFSDKPNFSNLGPIGTTLKNNGLLNKKLDVGITVPQSLMFSAYHDLSRQWAIMGDFGWQDWSEFGKVDIGVDTANPTNLVANLNYQDTWHVAFGTQYRLNPAWVLSTGFAYDSSMVKDKDRTLSVPVGETYKFGFGALWQTTPTLNLGFSYDLTWIGDMPVDQNRGPLSGRVSGDFKNTSLHFFALTVTWGKGVKMGPGGA